From a region of the Leishmania donovani BPK282A1 complete genome, chromosome 24 genome:
- a CDS encoding inositol polyphosphate phosphatase, putative — translation MAAAASPFSLPRARLPALQQLPLDSITVYDTATHCYLLGTDSLQKNFHLLSCRKHSAEQAPCHNAISNSSVAAATGSDGHQNATVSESEAGRAGAGTAAPPSASHAELFGLDDLHDFTSYAVYSPTEAGALVDALRREHGPTMRILPAVAFLGAVRFTAGYYVVLATERRMAGYLGVHRLFEAVSVELVSLQLDPEWVAAAETQARKRLQQLRRGGGVGARGFKAGYSPFISTPETTAGSPFAPSTFRSRPARAGYGRKAVTSGTGASVSATSYIFQRRSLEELYRQQFITSLSRASSFFYSHSYDLTNTLQRNMLAAGTAATDGAHPITCADNGGRHHFERRPGRVAAADARVEPSPRNRQPLQPRMQYVWNEYLLEPWQRNDRNAESVDAEMSDIAEADVGSGGAPAAPPAGRAKRDSAPQYPSALSRWYVFLVHGYITQRAVVVRQPAFRTLLITLIARVSKASAGVRYLRRGLNSDGHVANHVEVEQIISDESSWNSAFTAGTLTSYVQLRGSVPVRWYHPPTASRLLPKPPIVIGPHDSQWSETCLHFQHLLEQYGAPILVHDLLKRRESNARESVLGDAYRAAVRAMVAAVDRWTAATDAATACRDGAERGNTSEPRVCGADVLQYESTDLRSLSQLAWNTMTAVAEQHFSAVRCFVSRRCCPAATLERHAQCASLLDSSDVLMTGDTSEVAEAHGRRINGDGGDAEVVQLQRGVVRSNCLDCIDRTNLGQLFHGLHALGEQLSALGLLRHAADVCDSPAVTEMLLEMYLAMGDAIATQYGGSAQVGAGVLHRGAGWDQLMGVKRLYHNVMGDRDKQEAMNLLLGRKQPQPRRGSRACNAEMHSPGQMAPLSLAQTSPSSTAPSLSASITSASPAVAAALAGVGRGPLASEDAVTPSASFFSGIRQTASRWWSEATSSASSSGAAVAAAEAEAEADYYEQVSSAPRLPLAGLLTSWWVQPLRRFDEWCAACGASALRGATRNSKMADAPSVWPLGAVATPKAPRSSLAHSDAPFSSPASTLASSTSSRASVLTSAAVASAGAYGGDELALRLLAAETQAQERWKLFIANVERQACLAPARRDAATQLYHDRRRGVPHGDGNDDTAAAPSLPLLFSSVPAGTPASDASAPSRTMQWSLVSSATSLTARAAAAAGSAEAGALSRAGYATVASAELAPLPPSAPLLAAPPYLFAEPWVLLRTTMHVLPVESVAASECRPTRTSTASAAALCSGGFVRSGKKRAAIYSVGDVLQQEPPYSVGQAVARQLLGCFPPAAAVVTAHSRRQMLMERHQPWRSPQEVHPHDAFPSIVRNSAFALQNADLERLAYREMLWIVDGVDRAAGEARGVSAESLQSSASPASMAQPSSLPGWPWTLSTQEVADRQFIAALLVGWFGAPATWGLEDMVRVVQRLVYPEPLPVEVLQVLRSSRVQPPLEGAELLFAGAPARAEEGAEEREQRVDAETRQYWHERLAAPVGQRGPLFVRGTAAAAFKHASRPTAPRRDPGGRGALLRRASPVRFSTPSTPLPYQWDVDVHAGSPVQAAVALLCRLTSVLRFAAHDNTASGASVNGTGIGPVVMARGNGVVAATSMAAPWSHVVSTGESRDGASVNVLAVSAHDADAAQDEGAAPVRRVEEALLPLLEECPNSGAPASAYLPGLFPEHETLPDSLRRQWLLCRLLQPIFARCALTPPTLHSLLRDFFAELLTPDEVNGKNEQRQQRRRREYRVRYSFVLPQQHGQLQQQPPQGQSPSLQPSGGNAADGAGGRGDGWYLYNLFSGRPTSLSSSSPQEPSNVGKASSSPTAAAASRTLNIPATLKVRHCCSALDLYRWSVAHCPLFVIPSEDEPSGASVVSGNSSIASRNIAAAAWHLLWWAIDNNFLIPVVRRRGQATLEMLADETALFCVKRDVARVALNVERRCHDDVWRPQQPEALTNSGKEVPGSSAIYGVDLAPSMLRLHRPLRRSALAGILTLSENLASLGLRAATQVQEFFRVRTVHGWVRQSLGASSGTTVALFGGRAVGATGVVDSSPVASASSGSSAATAAAVVRRFHRLAVDCLQSVQSAMAALQHMSLEVLARDAAMHDYISFFVNVYNAAYVAAWLTNVKELVGNGAAAATADTNSPAKSSHHQHQDALRAPIPRTIDLFPLPTLCNTSYACFMHAYGVVIGGVFVSLEEMKYGILGGNRAPPHCDLPLWPPIGGNGANPCRPSSSQRSSELDWQQQMQRLVPLHLRADVPEAARINALRRHPHLQEALDFIGMCEALATSTSHMHDACAERDGAHAVSAKARLSSHEQGAVRNPSGSCRAPSVLQPSPAPSLGTVAAAAAATDSARRSLRVSSSLPPDTSSARGPGCQGDGGPQPRRRHELVDVWSVDVVRYLPFRILLQLIDTYLPPPVLHLCAGSVDAEWKESSVDVTGDDDGSGAAGSSSPVLLDGRDRVPWYLQPIFNATPLVHTALQSSKLGATYAVAHDGDGPAAGMLTPQVSQDANGVLLQPSRMWSSPSYYVVGGDGISGDEAVSHSFQLLQALAGSYLGAGLYHPISLGTTDGSAEDASPRAPTQHLCLPLHSGDAFTQLRATEAAFRSALLTTDPHLFCDAAAPPSTKSPVASATFWRSSQPPPLSLPTASSQPHHLRGRGGAAGMHTSAAGPGARLIFGGSGSSATSCSATLQSAMKPLLYEWCRSVEKEMSNSTLLSQPGWQMRVTLQMVRLLEESYASGRAVRAAQAAMQSG, via the coding sequence atggcggcagccgcgtcacCGTTCTCGCTGCCTCGTGCGCGGttgccagcgctgcagcagctcccgcTTGACTCCATCACGGTGTACGATACGGCCACCCACTGCTACCTGCTCGGCACGGACAGCCTACAGAAGAACTTCCACCTTCTCTCCTGCCGCAAGCACAGCGCTGAGCAAGCACCGTGCCACAACGCTATCAGCAACAGtagcgtcgccgcggccaccggcAGTGATGGACACCAGAACGCCACCGTGTCCGAGTCGGAGGCAGGGCGGGCAGGAGCGGGCACCGCTGCTCCCCCAAGCGCCTCCCACGCCGAACTGTTTGGCCTTGACGACTTGCACGACTTCACGAGCTACGCTGTCTACTCCCCGACAGAAGCCGGTGCCCTCGTCGACGCTCTGCGACGGGAGCACGGCCCGACCATGCGCATCCTCCCCGCAGTCGCCTTCCTCGGTGCGGTGCGCTTCACCGCCGGCTATTACGTGGTACTGGCGACGGAGCGACGCATGGCGGGCTACCTTGGCGTACACCGGCTCTTCGAGGCTGTGAGCGTGGAACTGGtctcgctgcagctggatCCTGAATGggtggccgccgcagagACGCAGGCGCGAaaacggctgcagcagcttcggcgaggcggcggcgttggtgcTCGAGGCTTCAAGGCCGGCTACTCCCCGTTTATCTCTACACCAGAGACAACGGCAGGCTCGCCGTTCGCGCCTTCTACGTTCCGCTCACGCCCCGCCAGGGCTGGCTACGGCCGCAAGGCCGTCACCTCTGGTACGGGCGCCTCGGTGTCCGCCACCTCGTACATTTTTCAGCGCCGCAGCCTGGAGGAGCTGTATCGGCAGCAGTTCAtcacctccctctcgcgcgcctcgtcTTTCTTTTACTCGCACAGCTACGACCTCACGAATACCCTTCAGCGGAACATGCTGGCGGCAGGGACAGCGGCGACCGACGGGGCCCATCCGATCACCTGCGCAGACAACGGAGGGCGGCACCACTTTGAGCGGCGCCCAGGtcgcgtcgcagcggcagatgcCAGGGTGGAGCCCTCCCCGCGAAATcgtcagccgctgcagccacggATGCAGTACGTGTGGAACGAATACCTTTTGGAGCCGTGGCAGCGGAACGATCGCAATGCGGAAAGCGTCGACGCCGAGATGAGTGACATAGCCGAGGCCGAtgtcggcagcggtggcgcgccggcagcccCGCCCGCCGGTCGTGCAAAACGGGATTCGGCGCCGCAGTACCCATCTGCGCTGTCGCGGTGGTATGTCTTCCTCGTGCATGGCTACATTACGCAGCGCGCTGTGGTGGTACGTCAGCCAGCCTTTCGCACGCTTCTCATCACGCTCATCGCGCGTGTCAGCAAGGCGTCGGCCGGCGTACGCTACCTCCGGCGCGGCCTCAACAGTGACGGGCACGTTGCAAATCACGTTGAGGTGGAGCAGATCATCAGCGACGAGTCTTCGTGGAACTCTGCCTTCACGGCTGGCACCCTCACCTCCTACGTCCAGCTGCGTGGGTcggtgccggtgcggtgGTATCACCCACCGACAGCGTCGCGCCTGCTTCCGAAGCCGCCAATCGTTATAGGCCCGCACGACTCACAGTGGAGTGAGACATGCCTTCACTTTCAGCACCTTCTGGAGCAGTACGGCGCACCCATCTTGGTGCACGACCTTCTCAAGCGCAGAGAGAGCAACGCGCGGGAGAGCGTGCTCGGCGACGCGTACCGCGCGGCAGTACGTGCCATGGTCGCCGCTGTGGACCGTTGgaccgccgccacggacgCTGCGACCGCCTGCCGGGACGGTGCGGAGAGAGGTAACACAAGCGAGCCAcgcgtctgcggcgctgACGTTCTCCAGTACGAGTCTACTGACCTCCGCAGTCTCAGCCAGCTCGCGTGGAACACGATGACGGCCGTGGCAGAGCAGCACTTCAGCGCAGTCCGCTGCTTTGTCAGCAGGCGATGCTGCCCGGCCGCCACTCTTGAGCGGCACGCACAgtgtgcttctctcctcgATAGCAGTGACGTGCTCATGACGGGTGACACCAGCGAGGTCGCCGAAGCACACGGCAGACGCAtcaacggcgacggcggagatGCCGAGGTTgttcagctgcagcgcggtgTGGTCCGCAGCAACTGTCTCGACTGCATCGACCGCACTAACCTTGGTCAGCTTTTCCACGGCCTCCATGCTCTGGGAGAGCAGCTGTCCGCGCTCGgcctgctgcggcacgcagCGGACGTATGTGACTCTCCAGCGGTAACGGAGATGCTGCTTGAGATGTACCTGGCCATGGGCGACGCCATAGCCACCCAGTACGGCGGCTCCGCCCAGgtcggcgctggcgtgctgcaccgcggcgcaggtTGGGATCAGCTGATGGGGGTGAAGCGCCTCTACCACAACGTCATGGGTGATCGTGACAAGCAGGAGGCAATGAACCTTCTGCTCGGCCgcaagcagccgcagccccgCCGTGGCTCACGCGCCTGCAACGCAGAGATGCACAGCCCTGGCCAAATGGCCCCGCTCTCACTTGCCCAGACCTCCCCATCatccacggcgccgtcgctgagcGCCTCCATCACGTCTGCGTCGCCAGCGGTAGCGGCTGCGTTGGCTGGCGTGGGCCGCGGCCCGCTTGCAAGCGAGGATGCCGTGACACCGTCGGCATCCTTCTTCTCTGGAATCCGTCAGACGGCctcgcggtggtggagcgaAGCAActtcgtcggcgtcgtcttctggggcggcggtggcggccgcggaggcagaggcagaggccgacTACTACGAGCAAGTCTCCAGCGCCCCACGGCTGCCTCTGGCCGGTCTGCTGACGTCGTGGTGGGTGCAGCCGCTACGCCGCTTCGACGAGTGGTGTGCTGCATGTGGTGCCAGTGCACTGCGGGGCGCCACGAGGAATAGCAAGATGGCAGACGCCCCGAGCGTGTGGCCTTTAGGAGCAGTTGCTACCCCGaaggcgccgcgcagctccttggCTCACTCAGATGcgcctttctcctctcccgcATCGacgctcgcctcctcgacaAGCTCCCGCGCCAGTGTGCTGACGAGCGCGGCCGTGGCGTCGGCCGGCGCCTACGGCGGAGACGAGCTTGCGCTTCGCCTTCTAGCTGCCGagacgcaggcgcaggaACGTTGGAAGCTCTTCATTGCCAATGTGGAGCGACAAGCTTGCCTCGCCCCAGCGCGGCGCGACGCTGCCACGCAGCTCTACCACGACAGACGTAGGGGGGTGCCGCATGGCGACGGGAACGACGataccgctgcagcaccgtccCTGCCTTTACTCTTCTCTTCAGTCCCGGCGGGCACCCCCGCTAGcgacgcgtcggcgccgtcacgcacGATGCAGTGGTCTCTCGTAAGCAGTGCCACGTCGTTGactgcgcgtgcagcggccgccgctggcagcgcggAGGCAGGTGCCCTGTCCCGTGCAGGATATGCAACGGTGGCATCGGCGGAGCTCGCGCCTCTGCCCCCCTCGGCACCGTTGTTGGCCGCTCCGCCGTACCTCTTCGCTGAGCCGTGGGTTCTTCTCCGCACGACGATGCACGTGTTGCCCGTCGAAAGCGTCGCCGCTTCAGAGTGCCGGCCGACCCGGACATCgactgcctctgctgctgcgttgtgCTCTGGTGGCTTTGTGCGATCGGGTAAGAAGCGTGCTGCGATTTACAGCGTCGGCGATGTTTTGCAGCAAGAGCCGCCGTACAGCGTCGGGCAAGCCGttgcgcgccagctccttgGCTGTTTcccgcctgccgccgcggtcgtCACCGCTCACTCTCGGCGCCAGATGCTGATGGAGCGACATCAGCCCTGGCGGTCGCCGCAGGAGGTTCATCCACACGACGCCTTCCCAAGCATCGTGCGGAACAGCGCGTTCGCGCTGCAGAATGCAGACCTTGAACGGTTGGCGTACCGGGAGATGCTGTGGATAGTAGATGGTGTCGACAGGGCGGCAGGTGAGGCTCGCGGGGTGTCCGCGGAATCGCTGCAGAGTTCCGCGTCGCCTGCTTCGATGGCGCAGCCCTCATCACTGCCAGGATGGCCGTGGACTCTCTCCACGCAGGAAGTCGCGGACCGTCAGTTCATAGCGGCTCTGCTCGTGGGTTGGTTTGGTGCGCCGGCAACGTGGGGGCTAGAGGACATGGTACGAgtggtgcagcgcctcgtctACCCCGAGCCCTTGCCGGTGGAGGttctgcaggtgctgcgcagcagccgtgtgcAGCCGCCACTCGAAGGAGCGGAGCTTCTGTtcgctggtgcgcctgcgAGGGCAGAAGAGGGCGCGGAGGAACGAGAGCAACGCGTGGACGCGGAGACGAGGCAGTACTGGCATGAGCGACTCGCCGCACCAGTCGGTCAACGAGGTCCGCTCTTCGTCCGCGgtactgccgccgctgccttcaaGCATGCCTCCAGGCcgacggcgccacggcgAGACCCCGGAGGCAGAGGTGCCCTCCTTAGGCGGGCGTCACCCGTGCGCTTTTCCACGCcgtccacgccgctgccgtaccAGTGGGATGTGGACGTCCACGCTGGCAGCCCCGTgcaagcggcggtggctctcctctgccgtctCACGAGCGTTCTACGCTTTGCGGCGCACGACAACACGGCGAGCGGGGCGTCGGTGAACGGCACGGGCATCGGGCCGGTCGTGATGGCGCGCGGCAACGGAGTAGTCGCGGCCACCTCTATGGCAGCTCCCTGGAGCCACGTAGTCTCGACGGGTGAGAGTCGCgatggcgcaagcgtgaACGTCCTCGCTGTATCGgcgcacgacgccgacgctgcgcaggACGAGGGGGCCGCGCCTGTCCGCCGTGTGGAAGAGGCGCTTCTCCCCTTACTGGAGGAATGCCCCAACTCTGGCGCGCCCGCATCTGCTTACCTTCCGGGCCTCTTTCCCGAGCATGAGACCCTCCCCGACTCGCTGCGTCGGCAGTGGCTCCTGTGCCGTCTCCTGCAGCCCATCTTCGCCCGCTGCGCGCTGACGCCACCAACGCTGCACAGCCTGCTTCGTGACTTCTTTGCCGAGCTGCTCACTCCCGACGAGGTGAATGGGAAGAatgagcagcggcaacagcgccgacgccgcgagTACCGCGTCCGCTACAGCTTTGTGCTGCCCCAGCAGCacgggcagctgcagcaacagccaCCGCAGGGGCAAAGCCCCAGCCTGCAACCCTCGGGCGGTAACGCTGCGGATGGCGCTGGGGGTCGCGGGGATGGATGGTACCTGTACAATCTCTTTTCGGGCAGGCCTacgtcgctgtcgtcttcCTCACCGCAGGAGCCGTCGAATGTGGGCAAAGCCTCCTCATCccccacggccgccgcggcctcgcGAACGCTAAACATTCCGGCCACGCTGAAGGTGCGGCACTGCTGTTCTGCCTTGGATCTCTACCGCTGGTCTGTGGCGCACTGTCCGCTCTTCGTGATTCCTTCTGAGGACGAGCCGAGCGGCGCGTCCGTGGTTTCCGGAAACAGCAGCATCGCGAGCAGGAACAtcgcagcggctgcgtggcACCTGCTCTGGTGGGCAATCGACAACAACTTTCTCATTCCTGtagtgcgccgccgcggccaggCGACGCTCGAAATGCTAGCGGATGAGACAGCACTCTTCTGCGTGAAGCGCGACGTTGCGCGCGTCGCGCTGAACGtagagcgccgctgccacgatGACGTCTGGCGACCGCAGCAACCGGAAGCGCTGACCAACTCTGGGAAAGAGGTGCCTGGCTCCAGCGCCATCTATGGAGTCGATCTCGCCCCATcgatgctgcggctgcaccggCCCCTTCGTCGCAGCGCTCTCGCCGGCATCTTGACGCTGAGCGAAAATCTGGCGAGTCTCGGGCTGCGTGCCGCGACGCAGGTGCAGGAGTTTTTCCGCGTTCGCACCGTGCACGGCTGGGTGCGGCAGTCCCTCGGCGCCAGCTCTGGCACTACGGTCGCTCTCttcggcggccgcgccgttGGTGCAACGGGAGTGGTAGACTCCTCCCCCGtggccagcgccagcagcggctccagcgctgccacagcagccgctgtcGTTCGACGTTTTCACCGGCTCGCTGTGGACTGCCTACAGAGCGTGCAGAGTGCCATGGCAGCGCTTCAGCACATGTCTCTCGAGGTTCTTGCGAGGGACGCCGCCATGCACGACTACATCAGCTTCTTTGTGAACGTGTACAATGCCGCCTACGTAGCGGCGTGGCTGACCAATGTGAAGGAGCTGGTGGGtaacggcgccgcagcggcaacggctgACACGAACTCACCCGCGAAGAGCAGCCATCACCAACACCAGGATGCTCTTCGCGCGCCGATACCACGCACCATCGATCTCTTCCCGCTGCCCACCTTGTGCAACACGAGCTACGCCTGCTTCATGCACGCCTACGGCGTCGTCATTGGCGGCGTGTTTGTGAGCCTCGAAGAGATGAAATACGGTATCCTGGGCGGAAACCGAGCTCCGCCCCACTGCGACCTGCCGCTGTGGCCCCCAATTGGGGGCAATGGTGCCAATCCGTGTCGCCCCTCTAGCAGTCAGCGGTCGAGCGAGCTGGACTGGCAACAGCAGATGCAGCGACTTGTTccgctgcacctgcgcgcTGACGTgcccgaggcggcgcggatCAATGCCCTTCGGCGTCATCCGCACCTGCAAGAAGCGCTCGACTTCATCGGCATGTGCGAGGCGCTCGCCACCTCCACATCGCACATGCACGATGCTTGCGCTGAGAGGGACGGGGCACACGCAGTGTCGGCAAAGGCACGGCTCTCCTCGCACGAACAGGGTGCCGTGCGGAACCCAAGTGGCAGCTGTCGCGCCCCTTCCGTGTTGCAGCCCTCGCCGGCCCCTTCCCTCGGCAccgtggcggccgcagcagcggcaacggaCTCGGCTAGGCGAAGCCTACgtgtgtcgtcgtcgttgccgccgGACACTTCATCAGCGCGAGGGCCGGGCTGCCAAGGTGATGGTGGCCCTcagccgcgccgacgccacgAGCTTGTTGATGTGTGGAGCGTCGATGTCGTGCGTTACTTGCCGTTCCGCATCCTGCTTCAGCTCATCGACACCTATctaccgccgccggtgcTTCACctgtgcgccggcagcgtcgatgcAGAGTGGAAGGAGAGCTCTGTGGATGTCACCGGCGACGATgatggcagcggtgcagcaggcagcagcagccccgtcCTGCTCGACGGAAGAGACCGTGTACCGTGGTATCTGCAGCCGATCTTCAACGCCACGCCGCTGGTGCACACCGCCTTGCAGAGCTCCAAGCTCGGCGCCACCTACGCTGTTGCCCACGATGGCGACGGACCGGCGGCCGGCATGTTGACGCCACAGGTCAGCCAAGACGCAAacggtgtgctgctgcagccgtctCGCATGTGGAGCAGTCCTTCATActacgtcgtcggcggcgacggcatcaGCGGTGATGAAGCCGTGAGCCACTCCTTCCAACTCCTGCAAGCGCTGGCAGGCTCCTACCTCGGCGCCGGCCTCTACCACCCCATCAGCCTTGGCACCACGGATGGCAGCGCTGAGGATGCTTCGCCGCGTGCTCCAACGCAGCACCTGTGTCTCCCCCTTCACTCTGGCGATGCCttcacgcagctgcgcgcgacgGAGGCAGCCTTCCGCAGTGCCCTCCTCACCACTGACCCGCACCTGTTttgtgacgccgccgcaccaccatcCACCAAGTCGCCcgtggcgtcggcgacgttTTGGCGCTCGtcccagccgccgccgctgtctttGCCGACTGCCTCTTCGCAACCGCACCATCTGCGCggtcgtggcggtgccgccggcatgcacacaagcgcagcTGGCCCCGGCGCCAGACTGATCTTTGGCGGCTCTGGCAGCTCCGCCACATCTTGCTCTGCCACCCTGCAGAGCGCCATGAAGCCTCTCTTGTACGAGTGGTGTCGGTCGGTAGAGAAGGAGATGAGCAACTCTACCCTTCTCTCCCAACCTGGGTGGCAGATGCGGGTAACGCTCCAAatggtgcggctgctcgaGGAGTCCTACGCGTCGGGGAGGGCAGTGCGAGCAGCACAAGCGGCGATGCAGTCTGGGTAG
- a CDS encoding dynein arm light chain, putative codes for MTAAAPSSLVKYETPVLLSEALHKKSLASKRPVANNGKPQPQSEDVLFSILPPREFEKGGQRWVQYPSSTPATRLDVIRLQEQLDTLLADRQARETGVCPIREELYGQVFDELIRQVTISCAERGLLLLRVRDEIRMTLDAYRSLYESSIAFGMRKALHAEQEHVELEARVRALEREKADLQRQVEELVEECARIEQDESQRHRDEQKKHDEEVAFFRRTYETLTANLQTVVNPTKA; via the coding sequence ATGACTGCAGCTGCCCCGTCGTCGCTCGTCAAGTACGAGacgccggtgctgctctctGAGGCGCTGCACAAGAAGTCCCTCGCCTCGAAGCGGCCGGTGGCGAACAATGGCAAGCCGCAGCCACAGTCCGAGGACGTCCTCTTCAGCATTCTGCCCCCCCGCGAGTTCGAGAAGGGCGGGCAGCGGTGGGTGCAGTACCCCTCCAGCACCCCCGCCACCCGGCTCGATGTGATCCGGCTacaggagcagctggacaCTTTGCTGGCAGACCGCCAGGCGCGCGAGACGGGTGTGTGCCCGATTCGCGAAGAGCTCTACGGTCAGGTGTTCGATGAGCTTATTCGGCAAGTCACTATCAGCTGCGCCGAGCGGGGGCTTCTGCTCCTGCGCGTGCGGGATGAGATTCGCATGACGCTGGATGCCTATCGCTCTCTCTACGAGAGCAGCATCGCCTTCGGTATGCGTAAGGCACTGCACGCAGAGCAGGAGCACGtcgagctggaggcgcgcgTACGAGCGCTGGAGCGGGAAAAGGCAgacctgcagcggcaggtTGAAGAGTTGGTAGAGGAGTGCGCGCGAATCGAGCAGGATGagtcgcagcggcatcggGATGAGCAGAAAAAGCATGATGAGGAGGTTGCCTTCTTCCGCCGCACGTACGAGACGCTGACGGCCAACCTGCAGACTGTCGTGAACCCAACCAAGGCGTGA
- a CDS encoding triosephosphate isomerase, with translation MSSKPQPIAAANWKCNGTTASIEKLVQVLNEHNISHDVQCVVAPTFVHIPLVQAKLRNPKYAVSAENAIAKSGAFTGEVSMPILKDLGINWVILGHSERRTYYGETDEIVAQKVADACKQGFMVIACIGETLQQREANQTAKVVLSQTSAIATKLPKEAWDQIVLAYEPVWAIGTGKVATPEQAQEVHALLRKWVSEKIGADVAARLRILYGGSVSAGNAKTLYMKPDINGFLVGGASLKPEFRDIIDATR, from the coding sequence ATGTCCTCCAAGCCGCAGCCGATCGCTGCTGCGAACTGGAAGTGCaacggcaccaccgcctccatcgaGAAGCTGGTGCAGGTGCTCAACGAACACAACATCTCCCATGACGTGCAGTGCGTCGTGGCACCGACCTTTGTGCACATCCCATTGGTTCAGGCGAAGCTCCGCAACCCCAAAtacgccgtcagcgccgagAACGCGATCGCCAAGAGCGGCGCCTTCACCGGTGAAGTGTCGATGCCGATCCTGAAGGACCTGGGCATCAACTGGGTCATTCTTGGTCACTCGGAGCGCCGCACCTACTACGGCGAGACGGACGAGATTGTAGCGCAAAAAGTTGCGGATGCGTGCAAGCAGGGCTTCATGGTGATTGCTTGCATTGGagagacgctgcagcagcgtgaagCGAACCAGACAGCGAAGGTGGTGCTGAGCCAGACGTCAGCGATCGCCACGAAGCTGCCGAAGGAGGCGTGGGACCAGATTGTGCTCGCCTACGAGCCGGTGTGGGCCATCGGCACCGGCAAGGTCGCCACGCccgagcaggcgcaggaggtgcaCGCCCTGTTGCGCAAGTGGGTGAGCGAGAAGatcggcgccgacgtcgccgcgAGGCTCCGCATCCTGTACGGTGGCTCCGTCAGCGCCGGCAATGCCAAGACGCTCTACATGAAGCCTGATATTAACGGCTTCCTGGTCGGTGGCGCGTCCCTCAAGCCGGAGTTCCGAGACATCATCGATGCGACCCGATAA